One genomic segment of Thunnus albacares chromosome 18, fThuAlb1.1, whole genome shotgun sequence includes these proteins:
- the abl1 gene encoding tyrosine-protein kinase ABL1 isoform X4: protein MKMLEICLKLVGCKSKKGLSSSSSCYLEEALQRPDFEGQGLTEAARWNSKENLLAGPSENDPNLFVALYDFVASGDNTLSITKGEKLRVLGYNHNGEWCEAQTKNGQGWVPSNYITPVNSLEKHSWYHGPVSRNAAEYLLSSGINGSFLVRESESSPGQRSISLRYEGRVYHYRINTASDGKLYVSSESRFNTLAELVHHHSTVADGLITTLHYPAPKRNKPTIYGVSPNYDKWEMERTDITMKHKLGGGQYGEVYEGVWKKYNLTVAVKTLKEDTMEVEEFLKEAAVMKEIKHPNLVQLLGVCTREPPFYIITEFMTHGNLLDYLRECNREEVNAVVLLHMATQISSAMEYLEKKNFIHRDLAARNCLVGENHLVKVADFGLSRLMTGDTYTAHAGAKFPIKWTAPESLAYNKFSIKSDVWAFGVLLWEIATYGMSPYPGIDLSQVYELLEKDYRMDRPEGCPEKVYELMRDCWRWNPSERPSFAETHQAFETMFQESSISDEVEKELGKKGKKVTLGSIQQAPELPTKTRTLRKNMDNRDGDSPDLVDTEAAVSSPMLPRKERPLLDSNLNEDDRLLPKDKDKTRGSGFLSLIKKKKKNAPAPPKRSSSFREMDVHPDRRGVTPDPRDSDSFNSGGSLAINDAAHGLESSKFLSTNNNGAAGITNGAPTYPGPLFPRKKGAPAVPGPGGKAATTPPSEEEVMSNSKRFLWSSSLPSGSDGTEWKSVTLPRDLGQRHFDSGTFGGKPALPRKRTSEQKGENLPRMGTLTPPPRLPKKAEETSDEVLKDTEPSPGSSPQALTPKVVRRPGVPGLENSKTSALHAELLKPNVFPALGAAGEECRARRHKHTMDSSSVRERGKFQKPKPAPPPPPANAKTGKISRSPTQELPSPSDIKAKGLPSVSEPHHSTTASDQARTPLSEGSKKLPLGSTSKPQPLKTSTTSTSVSTSLSSQSLGGFSSSLTSPGDQSSPTAFIPLVNTRRSLRKTAPRQASERTPNSAVTREMVLEGTELLRAAICRNSEQTGSHSAVLEAGKNLSKYCVSYVDSIQQMRNKFAFREAINKLESSLRELQICPTATGGANSQQDFSKLLSSVKEISDIVQR, encoded by the exons aagCTCTCCAGAGACCAGACTTTGAGGGTCAGGGTCTGACAGAAGCGGCTCGCTGGAACTCTAAAGAGAACCTGTTGGCTGGACCCAGCGAGAATGACCCCAACCTGTTTGTCGCGCTCTATGATTTCGTGGCCAGCGGGGACAACACACTCAGCATTACTAAAG GGGAGAAGCTGCGCGTGCTGGGTTACAACCACAACGGCGAGTGGTGCGAGGCGCAGACCAAGAATGGCCAGGGTTGGGTGCCGTCCAACTACATCACCCCCGTCAATAGCCTGGAGAAGCACAGCTGGTACCATGGGCCCGTGTCGCGCAACGCTGCGGAGTACCTGCTCAGCTCGGGAATTAACGGGAGCTTCCTGGTCCGCGAGAGCGAGAGCAGCCCCGGCCAGAGGTCCATTTCTCTGCGGTACGAGGGGAGAGTCTACCATTACAGGATTAACACTGCATCCGACGGCAAG ctgTACGTCTCGTCAGAAAGCCGTTTCAACACACTGGCCGAGCTGGTGCACCACCATTCCACAGTGGCCGACGGCCTCATCACCACGCTGCACTACCCGGCGCCGAAGCGCAACAAGCCCACCATCTACGGAGTGTCTCCCAACTATGACAAGTGGGAGATGGAGCGCACTGACATTACCATGAAGCACAAGCTGGGAGGCGGCCAGTATGGGGAGGTGTACGAGGGGGTTTGGAAGAAGTACAACCTCACTGTCGCTGTGAAGACACTAAAG GAGGATACGATGGAAGTGGAGGAGTTTCTCAAGGAGGCTGCTGTTATGAAAGAGATCAAACACCCCAACCTGGTACAACTGTTAG GGGTGTGCACACGGGAGCCACCTTTCTATATTATCACAGAGTTCATGACCCACGGAAACCTACTAGACTACCTGAGGGAGTGCAACAGAGAGGAGGTCAACGCTGTGGTGCTGCTCCACATGGCCACACAGATCTCCTCTGCCATGGAGTACCTGGAGAAGAAAAACTTTATACACAG GGACTTAGCTGCCCGTAACTGTCTGGTCGGAGAGAACCATCTGGTGAAGGTTGCAGACTTTGGCCTGAGCAGGTTAATGACGGGAGACACCTATACAGCTCATGCCGGGGCCAAGTTTCCAATCAAATGGACTGCTCCAGAGAGTCTGGCCTACAACAAGTTCTCTATTAAGTCTGATGTCTGGG CATTTGGTGTGCTGCTGTGGGAGATCGCCACCTATGGGATGTCTCCGTACCCCGGCATTGACTTGTCCCAGGTCTATGAATTGCTGGAGAAAGACTACCGTATGGACCGACCAGAGGGCTGCCCGGAGAAGGTCTACGAGCTTATGAGGGACT GCTGGAGGTGGAACCCATCAGAACGTCCATCTTTTGCTGAAACACACCAAGCCTTTGAGACCATGTTCCAGGAGTCCAGCATCTCTGATG AGGTGGAAAAGGAGTTGGGGAAGAAAGGGAAGAAGGTGACATTGGGCTCCATTCAGCAGGCTCCAGAGCTGCCCACCAAGACCAGAACTCTTCGCAAAAACATGGACAACCGGGATGGAGATAGTCCAG ACTTAGTGGATACAGAGGCTGCTGTGTCATCACCCATGCTCCCCAGAAAAGAGCGCCCCCTCCTGGACAGCAACCTAAATGAGGATGACCGCCTGCTACCTAAAGACAAGGACAAGACACGTGGCAGTGGCTTTCTCAGCCtcatcaagaaaaagaaaaagaatgcaCCAGCTCCGCCCAAACGCAGCTCCTCTTTCAGAGAGATGGATGTCCACCCTGACAGGAGGGGCGTGACTCCAGATCCTCGAGACAGTGACAGCTTCAACAGCGGTGGATCTTTGGCCATTAATGACGCCGCACATGGACTCGAATCCTCAAAGTTCCTGAGTACTAACAATAATGGGGCAGCGGGCATCACCAATGGAGCTCCTACCTACCCTGGACCTTTATTCCCCAGGAAGAAGGGAGCTCCTGCAGTGCCTGGCCCAGGGGGCAAGGCAGCTACCACACCACCCAGTGAGGAGGAAGTGATGTCTAACTCGAAGCGTTTCCTCTGGTCCTCTAGCCTGCCCTCCGGCTCAGATGGCACTGAATGGAAGTCTGTTACACTGCCGCGAGACTTGGGCCAGCGCCACTTTGACTCAGGCACCTTCGGGGGTAAACCAGCTCTGCCACGAAAGAGAACCAGTGAGCAGAAAGGGGAGAACCTCCCTCGAATGGGCACCCTGACTCCCCCACCACGTCTGCCCAAGAAGGCCGAGGAAACATCTGATGAGGTGTTAAAAGACACTGAGCCCAGTCCTGGATCCAGTCCCCAGGCTTTAACACCTAAGGTTGTCAGGAGACCAGGGGTGCCGGGGCTGGAGAACTCCAAGACCAGCGCTCTCCATGCTGAACTTCTCAAGCCCAATGTCTTCCCTGCTTTGGGGGCAGCTGGAGAAGAGTGCAGGGCCCGCAGACACAAGCACACTATGGACTCTTCATCTGTCAGGGAAAGAGGAAAGTTCCAGAAACCCAAGCCAgccccacctccaccacccGCCAATGCCAAAACAGGCAAGATTTCCCGCAGCCCCACTCAAGAACTCCCTTCCCCCTCAGACATCAAAGCTAAGGGCCTCCCTTCTGTCTCAGAGCCCCACCACTCAACCACTGCCAGTGACCAAGCCCGCACACCCCTCAGTGAGGGCTCCAAGAAGCTGCCCTTGGGCTCCACCTCCAAACCTCAACCGTTAAAgacctccaccacctccacttCAGTTAGCACCTCCCTTTCCAGCCAGAGCCTAGGaggcttctcctcctccctcacctcCCCCGGCGATCAGAGCTCGCCCACCGCTTTCATCCCCCTCGTGAACACCCGACGCTCCCTTCGCAAGACTGCACCCCGCCAGGCCTCTGAACGCACGCCGAACTCAGCCGTGACGCGCGAGATGGTGCTGGAGGGCACCGAGCTGCTCCGCGCAGCCATTTGCCGCAACTCGGAGCAGACGGGTAGCCACAGCGCTGTGTTGGAGGCCGGCAAGAACCTGTCGAAGTACTGCGTGAGCTACGTCGACTCCATCCAGCAGATGAGGAACAAGTTTGCCTTCCGCGAGGCCATCAACAAGCTTGAGAGCAGCCTGCGTGAGCTGCAAATCTGCCCCACCGCCACAGGGGGCGCCAACTCACAGCAGGACTTCAGCAAGCTGCTGTCCTCTGTCAAAGAGATCAGTGACATTGTTCAGAGGTAG
- the abl1 gene encoding tyrosine-protein kinase ABL1 isoform X2 — MGQQPGKFVGDQRRPSLPAFIKGGKRESSRHGTQPCNVFAVHEALQRPDFEGQGLTEAARWNSKENLLAGPSENDPNLFVALYDFVASGDNTLSITKGEKLRVLGYNHNGEWCEAQTKNGQGWVPSNYITPVNSLEKHSWYHGPVSRNAAEYLLSSGINGSFLVRESESSPGQRSISLRYEGRVYHYRINTASDGKLYVSSESRFNTLAELVHHHSTVADGLITTLHYPAPKRNKPTIYGVSPNYDKWEMERTDITMKHKLGGGQYGEVYEGVWKKYNLTVAVKTLKEDTMEVEEFLKEAAVMKEIKHPNLVQLLGVCTREPPFYIITEFMTHGNLLDYLRECNREEVNAVVLLHMATQISSAMEYLEKKNFIHRDLAARNCLVGENHLVKVADFGLSRLMTGDTYTAHAGAKFPIKWTAPESLAYNKFSIKSDVWAFGVLLWEIATYGMSPYPGIDLSQVYELLEKDYRMDRPEGCPEKVYELMRDCWRWNPSERPSFAETHQAFETMFQESSISDEVEKELGKKGKKVTLGSIQQAPELPTKTRTLRKNMDNRDGDSPDLVDTEAAVSSPMLPRKERPLLDSNLNEDDRLLPKDKDKTRGSGFLSLIKKKKKNAPAPPKRSSSFREMDVHPDRRGVTPDPRDSDSFNSGGSLAINDAAHGLESSKFLSTNNNGAAGITNGAPTYPGPLFPRKKGAPAVPGPGGKAATTPPSEEEVMSNSKRFLWSSSLPSGSDGTEWKSVTLPRDLGQRHFDSGTFGGKPALPRKRTSEQKGENLPRMGTLTPPPRLPKKAEETSDEVLKDTEPSPGSSPQALTPKVVRRPGVPGLENSKTSALHAELLKPNVFPALGAAGEECRARRHKHTMDSSSVRERGKFQKPKPAPPPPPANAKTGKISRSPTQELPSPSDIKAKGLPSVSEPHHSTTASDQARTPLSEGSKKLPLGSTSKPQPLKTSTTSTSVSTSLSSQSLGGFSSSLTSPGDQSSPTAFIPLVNTRRSLRKTAPRQASERTPNSAVTREMVLEGTELLRAAICRNSEQTGSHSAVLEAGKNLSKYCVSYVDSIQQMRNKFAFREAINKLESSLRELQICPTATGGANSQQDFSKLLSSVKEISDIVQR; from the exons aagCTCTCCAGAGACCAGACTTTGAGGGTCAGGGTCTGACAGAAGCGGCTCGCTGGAACTCTAAAGAGAACCTGTTGGCTGGACCCAGCGAGAATGACCCCAACCTGTTTGTCGCGCTCTATGATTTCGTGGCCAGCGGGGACAACACACTCAGCATTACTAAAG GGGAGAAGCTGCGCGTGCTGGGTTACAACCACAACGGCGAGTGGTGCGAGGCGCAGACCAAGAATGGCCAGGGTTGGGTGCCGTCCAACTACATCACCCCCGTCAATAGCCTGGAGAAGCACAGCTGGTACCATGGGCCCGTGTCGCGCAACGCTGCGGAGTACCTGCTCAGCTCGGGAATTAACGGGAGCTTCCTGGTCCGCGAGAGCGAGAGCAGCCCCGGCCAGAGGTCCATTTCTCTGCGGTACGAGGGGAGAGTCTACCATTACAGGATTAACACTGCATCCGACGGCAAG ctgTACGTCTCGTCAGAAAGCCGTTTCAACACACTGGCCGAGCTGGTGCACCACCATTCCACAGTGGCCGACGGCCTCATCACCACGCTGCACTACCCGGCGCCGAAGCGCAACAAGCCCACCATCTACGGAGTGTCTCCCAACTATGACAAGTGGGAGATGGAGCGCACTGACATTACCATGAAGCACAAGCTGGGAGGCGGCCAGTATGGGGAGGTGTACGAGGGGGTTTGGAAGAAGTACAACCTCACTGTCGCTGTGAAGACACTAAAG GAGGATACGATGGAAGTGGAGGAGTTTCTCAAGGAGGCTGCTGTTATGAAAGAGATCAAACACCCCAACCTGGTACAACTGTTAG GGGTGTGCACACGGGAGCCACCTTTCTATATTATCACAGAGTTCATGACCCACGGAAACCTACTAGACTACCTGAGGGAGTGCAACAGAGAGGAGGTCAACGCTGTGGTGCTGCTCCACATGGCCACACAGATCTCCTCTGCCATGGAGTACCTGGAGAAGAAAAACTTTATACACAG GGACTTAGCTGCCCGTAACTGTCTGGTCGGAGAGAACCATCTGGTGAAGGTTGCAGACTTTGGCCTGAGCAGGTTAATGACGGGAGACACCTATACAGCTCATGCCGGGGCCAAGTTTCCAATCAAATGGACTGCTCCAGAGAGTCTGGCCTACAACAAGTTCTCTATTAAGTCTGATGTCTGGG CATTTGGTGTGCTGCTGTGGGAGATCGCCACCTATGGGATGTCTCCGTACCCCGGCATTGACTTGTCCCAGGTCTATGAATTGCTGGAGAAAGACTACCGTATGGACCGACCAGAGGGCTGCCCGGAGAAGGTCTACGAGCTTATGAGGGACT GCTGGAGGTGGAACCCATCAGAACGTCCATCTTTTGCTGAAACACACCAAGCCTTTGAGACCATGTTCCAGGAGTCCAGCATCTCTGATG AGGTGGAAAAGGAGTTGGGGAAGAAAGGGAAGAAGGTGACATTGGGCTCCATTCAGCAGGCTCCAGAGCTGCCCACCAAGACCAGAACTCTTCGCAAAAACATGGACAACCGGGATGGAGATAGTCCAG ACTTAGTGGATACAGAGGCTGCTGTGTCATCACCCATGCTCCCCAGAAAAGAGCGCCCCCTCCTGGACAGCAACCTAAATGAGGATGACCGCCTGCTACCTAAAGACAAGGACAAGACACGTGGCAGTGGCTTTCTCAGCCtcatcaagaaaaagaaaaagaatgcaCCAGCTCCGCCCAAACGCAGCTCCTCTTTCAGAGAGATGGATGTCCACCCTGACAGGAGGGGCGTGACTCCAGATCCTCGAGACAGTGACAGCTTCAACAGCGGTGGATCTTTGGCCATTAATGACGCCGCACATGGACTCGAATCCTCAAAGTTCCTGAGTACTAACAATAATGGGGCAGCGGGCATCACCAATGGAGCTCCTACCTACCCTGGACCTTTATTCCCCAGGAAGAAGGGAGCTCCTGCAGTGCCTGGCCCAGGGGGCAAGGCAGCTACCACACCACCCAGTGAGGAGGAAGTGATGTCTAACTCGAAGCGTTTCCTCTGGTCCTCTAGCCTGCCCTCCGGCTCAGATGGCACTGAATGGAAGTCTGTTACACTGCCGCGAGACTTGGGCCAGCGCCACTTTGACTCAGGCACCTTCGGGGGTAAACCAGCTCTGCCACGAAAGAGAACCAGTGAGCAGAAAGGGGAGAACCTCCCTCGAATGGGCACCCTGACTCCCCCACCACGTCTGCCCAAGAAGGCCGAGGAAACATCTGATGAGGTGTTAAAAGACACTGAGCCCAGTCCTGGATCCAGTCCCCAGGCTTTAACACCTAAGGTTGTCAGGAGACCAGGGGTGCCGGGGCTGGAGAACTCCAAGACCAGCGCTCTCCATGCTGAACTTCTCAAGCCCAATGTCTTCCCTGCTTTGGGGGCAGCTGGAGAAGAGTGCAGGGCCCGCAGACACAAGCACACTATGGACTCTTCATCTGTCAGGGAAAGAGGAAAGTTCCAGAAACCCAAGCCAgccccacctccaccacccGCCAATGCCAAAACAGGCAAGATTTCCCGCAGCCCCACTCAAGAACTCCCTTCCCCCTCAGACATCAAAGCTAAGGGCCTCCCTTCTGTCTCAGAGCCCCACCACTCAACCACTGCCAGTGACCAAGCCCGCACACCCCTCAGTGAGGGCTCCAAGAAGCTGCCCTTGGGCTCCACCTCCAAACCTCAACCGTTAAAgacctccaccacctccacttCAGTTAGCACCTCCCTTTCCAGCCAGAGCCTAGGaggcttctcctcctccctcacctcCCCCGGCGATCAGAGCTCGCCCACCGCTTTCATCCCCCTCGTGAACACCCGACGCTCCCTTCGCAAGACTGCACCCCGCCAGGCCTCTGAACGCACGCCGAACTCAGCCGTGACGCGCGAGATGGTGCTGGAGGGCACCGAGCTGCTCCGCGCAGCCATTTGCCGCAACTCGGAGCAGACGGGTAGCCACAGCGCTGTGTTGGAGGCCGGCAAGAACCTGTCGAAGTACTGCGTGAGCTACGTCGACTCCATCCAGCAGATGAGGAACAAGTTTGCCTTCCGCGAGGCCATCAACAAGCTTGAGAGCAGCCTGCGTGAGCTGCAAATCTGCCCCACCGCCACAGGGGGCGCCAACTCACAGCAGGACTTCAGCAAGCTGCTGTCCTCTGTCAAAGAGATCAGTGACATTGTTCAGAGGTAG
- the abl1 gene encoding tyrosine-protein kinase ABL1 isoform X1: MGQQPGKFVGDQRRPSLPAFIKGGKRESSRHGTQPCNVFAVHEALQRPDFEGQGLTEAARWNSKENLLAGPSENDPNLFVALYDFVASGDNTLSITKGEKLRVLGYNHNGEWCEAQTKNGQGWVPSNYITPVNSLEKHSWYHGPVSRNAAEYLLSSGINGSFLVRESESSPGQRSISLRYEGRVYHYRINTASDGKNLFLLQLYVSSESRFNTLAELVHHHSTVADGLITTLHYPAPKRNKPTIYGVSPNYDKWEMERTDITMKHKLGGGQYGEVYEGVWKKYNLTVAVKTLKEDTMEVEEFLKEAAVMKEIKHPNLVQLLGVCTREPPFYIITEFMTHGNLLDYLRECNREEVNAVVLLHMATQISSAMEYLEKKNFIHRDLAARNCLVGENHLVKVADFGLSRLMTGDTYTAHAGAKFPIKWTAPESLAYNKFSIKSDVWAFGVLLWEIATYGMSPYPGIDLSQVYELLEKDYRMDRPEGCPEKVYELMRDCWRWNPSERPSFAETHQAFETMFQESSISDEVEKELGKKGKKVTLGSIQQAPELPTKTRTLRKNMDNRDGDSPDLVDTEAAVSSPMLPRKERPLLDSNLNEDDRLLPKDKDKTRGSGFLSLIKKKKKNAPAPPKRSSSFREMDVHPDRRGVTPDPRDSDSFNSGGSLAINDAAHGLESSKFLSTNNNGAAGITNGAPTYPGPLFPRKKGAPAVPGPGGKAATTPPSEEEVMSNSKRFLWSSSLPSGSDGTEWKSVTLPRDLGQRHFDSGTFGGKPALPRKRTSEQKGENLPRMGTLTPPPRLPKKAEETSDEVLKDTEPSPGSSPQALTPKVVRRPGVPGLENSKTSALHAELLKPNVFPALGAAGEECRARRHKHTMDSSSVRERGKFQKPKPAPPPPPANAKTGKISRSPTQELPSPSDIKAKGLPSVSEPHHSTTASDQARTPLSEGSKKLPLGSTSKPQPLKTSTTSTSVSTSLSSQSLGGFSSSLTSPGDQSSPTAFIPLVNTRRSLRKTAPRQASERTPNSAVTREMVLEGTELLRAAICRNSEQTGSHSAVLEAGKNLSKYCVSYVDSIQQMRNKFAFREAINKLESSLRELQICPTATGGANSQQDFSKLLSSVKEISDIVQR; this comes from the exons aagCTCTCCAGAGACCAGACTTTGAGGGTCAGGGTCTGACAGAAGCGGCTCGCTGGAACTCTAAAGAGAACCTGTTGGCTGGACCCAGCGAGAATGACCCCAACCTGTTTGTCGCGCTCTATGATTTCGTGGCCAGCGGGGACAACACACTCAGCATTACTAAAG GGGAGAAGCTGCGCGTGCTGGGTTACAACCACAACGGCGAGTGGTGCGAGGCGCAGACCAAGAATGGCCAGGGTTGGGTGCCGTCCAACTACATCACCCCCGTCAATAGCCTGGAGAAGCACAGCTGGTACCATGGGCCCGTGTCGCGCAACGCTGCGGAGTACCTGCTCAGCTCGGGAATTAACGGGAGCTTCCTGGTCCGCGAGAGCGAGAGCAGCCCCGGCCAGAGGTCCATTTCTCTGCGGTACGAGGGGAGAGTCTACCATTACAGGATTAACACTGCATCCGACGGCAAG aatctctttctcctccagctgTACGTCTCGTCAGAAAGCCGTTTCAACACACTGGCCGAGCTGGTGCACCACCATTCCACAGTGGCCGACGGCCTCATCACCACGCTGCACTACCCGGCGCCGAAGCGCAACAAGCCCACCATCTACGGAGTGTCTCCCAACTATGACAAGTGGGAGATGGAGCGCACTGACATTACCATGAAGCACAAGCTGGGAGGCGGCCAGTATGGGGAGGTGTACGAGGGGGTTTGGAAGAAGTACAACCTCACTGTCGCTGTGAAGACACTAAAG GAGGATACGATGGAAGTGGAGGAGTTTCTCAAGGAGGCTGCTGTTATGAAAGAGATCAAACACCCCAACCTGGTACAACTGTTAG GGGTGTGCACACGGGAGCCACCTTTCTATATTATCACAGAGTTCATGACCCACGGAAACCTACTAGACTACCTGAGGGAGTGCAACAGAGAGGAGGTCAACGCTGTGGTGCTGCTCCACATGGCCACACAGATCTCCTCTGCCATGGAGTACCTGGAGAAGAAAAACTTTATACACAG GGACTTAGCTGCCCGTAACTGTCTGGTCGGAGAGAACCATCTGGTGAAGGTTGCAGACTTTGGCCTGAGCAGGTTAATGACGGGAGACACCTATACAGCTCATGCCGGGGCCAAGTTTCCAATCAAATGGACTGCTCCAGAGAGTCTGGCCTACAACAAGTTCTCTATTAAGTCTGATGTCTGGG CATTTGGTGTGCTGCTGTGGGAGATCGCCACCTATGGGATGTCTCCGTACCCCGGCATTGACTTGTCCCAGGTCTATGAATTGCTGGAGAAAGACTACCGTATGGACCGACCAGAGGGCTGCCCGGAGAAGGTCTACGAGCTTATGAGGGACT GCTGGAGGTGGAACCCATCAGAACGTCCATCTTTTGCTGAAACACACCAAGCCTTTGAGACCATGTTCCAGGAGTCCAGCATCTCTGATG AGGTGGAAAAGGAGTTGGGGAAGAAAGGGAAGAAGGTGACATTGGGCTCCATTCAGCAGGCTCCAGAGCTGCCCACCAAGACCAGAACTCTTCGCAAAAACATGGACAACCGGGATGGAGATAGTCCAG ACTTAGTGGATACAGAGGCTGCTGTGTCATCACCCATGCTCCCCAGAAAAGAGCGCCCCCTCCTGGACAGCAACCTAAATGAGGATGACCGCCTGCTACCTAAAGACAAGGACAAGACACGTGGCAGTGGCTTTCTCAGCCtcatcaagaaaaagaaaaagaatgcaCCAGCTCCGCCCAAACGCAGCTCCTCTTTCAGAGAGATGGATGTCCACCCTGACAGGAGGGGCGTGACTCCAGATCCTCGAGACAGTGACAGCTTCAACAGCGGTGGATCTTTGGCCATTAATGACGCCGCACATGGACTCGAATCCTCAAAGTTCCTGAGTACTAACAATAATGGGGCAGCGGGCATCACCAATGGAGCTCCTACCTACCCTGGACCTTTATTCCCCAGGAAGAAGGGAGCTCCTGCAGTGCCTGGCCCAGGGGGCAAGGCAGCTACCACACCACCCAGTGAGGAGGAAGTGATGTCTAACTCGAAGCGTTTCCTCTGGTCCTCTAGCCTGCCCTCCGGCTCAGATGGCACTGAATGGAAGTCTGTTACACTGCCGCGAGACTTGGGCCAGCGCCACTTTGACTCAGGCACCTTCGGGGGTAAACCAGCTCTGCCACGAAAGAGAACCAGTGAGCAGAAAGGGGAGAACCTCCCTCGAATGGGCACCCTGACTCCCCCACCACGTCTGCCCAAGAAGGCCGAGGAAACATCTGATGAGGTGTTAAAAGACACTGAGCCCAGTCCTGGATCCAGTCCCCAGGCTTTAACACCTAAGGTTGTCAGGAGACCAGGGGTGCCGGGGCTGGAGAACTCCAAGACCAGCGCTCTCCATGCTGAACTTCTCAAGCCCAATGTCTTCCCTGCTTTGGGGGCAGCTGGAGAAGAGTGCAGGGCCCGCAGACACAAGCACACTATGGACTCTTCATCTGTCAGGGAAAGAGGAAAGTTCCAGAAACCCAAGCCAgccccacctccaccacccGCCAATGCCAAAACAGGCAAGATTTCCCGCAGCCCCACTCAAGAACTCCCTTCCCCCTCAGACATCAAAGCTAAGGGCCTCCCTTCTGTCTCAGAGCCCCACCACTCAACCACTGCCAGTGACCAAGCCCGCACACCCCTCAGTGAGGGCTCCAAGAAGCTGCCCTTGGGCTCCACCTCCAAACCTCAACCGTTAAAgacctccaccacctccacttCAGTTAGCACCTCCCTTTCCAGCCAGAGCCTAGGaggcttctcctcctccctcacctcCCCCGGCGATCAGAGCTCGCCCACCGCTTTCATCCCCCTCGTGAACACCCGACGCTCCCTTCGCAAGACTGCACCCCGCCAGGCCTCTGAACGCACGCCGAACTCAGCCGTGACGCGCGAGATGGTGCTGGAGGGCACCGAGCTGCTCCGCGCAGCCATTTGCCGCAACTCGGAGCAGACGGGTAGCCACAGCGCTGTGTTGGAGGCCGGCAAGAACCTGTCGAAGTACTGCGTGAGCTACGTCGACTCCATCCAGCAGATGAGGAACAAGTTTGCCTTCCGCGAGGCCATCAACAAGCTTGAGAGCAGCCTGCGTGAGCTGCAAATCTGCCCCACCGCCACAGGGGGCGCCAACTCACAGCAGGACTTCAGCAAGCTGCTGTCCTCTGTCAAAGAGATCAGTGACATTGTTCAGAGGTAG